From a single Silene latifolia isolate original U9 population chromosome 6, ASM4854445v1, whole genome shotgun sequence genomic region:
- the LOC141587632 gene encoding uncharacterized protein LOC141587632: protein MWEARNKWVFEKVKVDVFRVVRRVAELRKELNKWVFEKVKVDVFRVCDEGGGRWLKPEVRWVKLNVDAGVKEGWGMGIGAVCRDSEGVVLWGMTEYRRETLESIMAEAEAVLAGIKEARRRGCLCLVVESDCKVLIDALKLKTKRSNFHLLLDDIYSICNDFESVLWSFVSRKHNSVAHELAHLCSMQLIPYELQ, encoded by the exons ATGTGGGAAGCACGCAATAAGTGGGTGTTTGAGAAGGTCAAGGTGGATGTGTTTAGGGTGGTGCGACGGGTGGCGGAGCTTAGAAAGGAACTTAATAAGTGGGTGTTTGAGAAGGTCAAGGTGGATGTGTTTAGGGTGTGTGATGAGGGTGGTGGGCGTTGGCTGAAACCGGAGGTAAGGTGGGTGAAGTTGAACGTGGATGCGGGGGTTAAAGAAGGATGGGGAATGGGTATTGGTGCGGTTTGTCGTGATAGTGAGGGTGTGGTATTGTGGGGGATGACCGAGTATAGGCGTGAGACGTTGGAGTCGATTATGGCGGAGGCTGAAGCGGTTTTGGCAGGTATAAAGGAAGCACGAAGACGGGGATGCTTGTGTCTGGTAGTCGAAAGTGATTGTAAAGTACTTATCGATGCCTTGAAGCTGAAGACAAAGAGGAGCAATTTCCACTTGCTTTTGGACGATATCTATTCTATTTGTAATGATTTTGAGTCAGTTTTATGGTCGTTTGTTAGTAGAAAACATAATAGTGTAGCGCATGAGCTGGCTCACCTATGCTCTATGCAACTG ATACCATATGAGCTACAGTGA